The DNA window gatgacaaaaccagtagtactttgcagcaggtggagcttgaaaaggttaacgatgatccagctaatattgaagggacaaatgatgaagaggttcctacccaagaacctctacagcaacaagattcaattgcatataggaggccaagaagagagattcgtaagcctgctcgctttgatgatatagtggcctatgcacttccaattgcagatgatgatgttccttctacttacacagaagcaataagtaaccctgatggtgtaaagtggaagcaagcaatgaatgaagaaatgcagtctcttcataaaaataagacctgggagttggtgacactacccaagggaaagaaggcaattggatgcaaatgggtatatgcaaagaaggaaggatttcctggtaaaaatgaaattcgatacaaggctagattggtagcaaagggttacgctcagaaagaaggaatagactacaatgaagtgttttctccagttgtgaagcattcgtctattcggattttgctagccttggttgcgcaatatgatcttgaactagttcagcttgatgtgaagaccgcgtttttacacggtgatttggaagaggaaatctatatgactcagccagatggattcaaggttgctggaaaagaaaattgggtttgcaaactgacaaagtcgctttatggattaaagcaatctccgaggcagtggtacaagcgatttgatcagttcatgaaagggcaaaggtacacaagaagtaaatttgatcattgcgtgtattttcagaagctacaagaaggaactttcatatacttgctcttatatgttgatgatatgctaatagcatctaagagcaaagttgagattgaaagattgaagactcaactcaatctcgagtttgagatgaaaaatctaggagaagctaaaaagattctcggcatggaaatatgtagagatagagctcatggcagagttagcttgtctcagaagcagtatttgaagaaagtactacagcagtttggcatgaacgagcagaccaaacctgtaagtaccccgttggcttctcatttcaagctttctgcacaactatctccttcgacgaatacggaacaagaatacatgttgcaagttccgtattctaatgcagtgggtagcttgatatatgcaatggtgtgtacaagacccgacatttcacaggcagttagtatagtgagcaggtatatgcataatcctggaaaaggacattggcaagctgtgaaatggattctacggtatattcagaagaccgtggatgttggattactgttcaagcaggataatacacttggtaaaggtgttattgggtacgttgattctgactatgccggtgatttggacaagcgaagatcaaccaccggttatgtgtttacacttgctggaggaccaataagttggaagtctacactacagtctacagttgcattgtcaaccacagaagccgagtacatggctgtaacagaggctgtaaaggaggctgtttggttacaaggtatggctaaaaccttggggttggttcaggagcatattaacgtgtattgtgatagtcaaagtgctattcatttagcaaagaatcaagtctatcatgcacgtacaaaacatatcgacgtacgattccattttgtgcgggaaattattgaaaaggggaaaatttgtcttcagaagatcaagactgcagataatcccgcagacatgatgaccaaggtggtaacagcaaccaagttcgaacattgtttgaacttgattaatatcctgcaagtttaacagttgaagaaggcactatcaagtattgttgtcaaaagcagaaagaattgtgtaaagataagattatcctaatcaaatcttcaaggtagagattattagaatatacccataccccataccttgcccatacctttcccatacctacccatactttggaaaggtcaaagttatgggcaccaaatatttatttagtgttgggcatgggaaaatagcaatttttggtccctaagtgaatagtgactttgcaaggtggcccttgaatctcaactataaataggccaaccattgctcattctcatcatcccacacttgccattctctacttaaggcaattgttctctctccctatttgtaaagtttcacttgtatttttggagtgaaatatatttggtagtgcccgaggacgtaggcaagatttgccgaacctcgttaaaattctggtgttctttattttttgttctgcatattttgcaagtgattgtagtgatttattgtgctattaaattacgatagagggatattccgGCTAGGAAAGatttggtacttaagtgatcctcgtgatccacctctctttcctgggaattgaacttagtgtgattttttagtacaataattttactctttcacacgcttccgcgcaacaggaagtaagaaagaaaaatatgatCACAGTTCCCTTCAACTTCATTGCACCAACAACAATTGATGGAATCATTAATTGTTAGAATACCTCGAtcccttaaaaaatattttgaaggcACACCATTCTGGAATGAGAGCAATAGGAAGCATTGCACCTTTGATGCACCAATGAGCCCTCAGAATCAAGAGAAAACACAAATTTCTTTACAGTAAATTTCCCTTTGCCGTCCACCTCCCACATTCGCCTTATTACATTAATCACTGGATCCATACATAGCCAATTTCCATACCGATGTTCCCTCAAGTAAGCTTTAATCACACCGTGGTCTCAAAATAGTTTGCTCAAGGACTGGTGTTCCAGAGAAGTCATCCCTTGGATTATTGCAGAGTagaatgatttgtgatatggTTTTGTCAATATGGGATCTTGTTGGGGTTTTTGTAAGAGCGGAGGAAGAAAAACAGGAAACAAGACAAGACAGCAAGATAcaagaaaaaaattttacttgctcacaaatgtgcagcaagggagctTATGGCTGATAGCTCATTTTTGCTCACTTATTCAATAagaaaacaatacatttatagtcaaatacatcaccaaatactaCCTATTACCATTAAGTAGCCTAGTAACTTGATAAGCATTGCTTGTACACATAAACAAGCCacctaaactagtcattcaacacCTAATGTATCAAGTTGTCATCAACTTGTTCATTATCAACTAGTTTGATTACAATGAAACTAAGGAGAAAACCTTGCTGTTACAGCAAGCATACGTACTGCAGCATGTTTACAAGCTGCATGCACTTCAACCAAAAATATcacagcagcatggttggccaatttTCAACAGATCTTCTGTTAGCATGAATTGAAGCCATTTAAGTAGTATTAACTATTAAGGGCCTATATAAACTACAAAATGAAGCTATTTAAATACTATTTAAGCAACACCAAAACAGAGTACAGGTTCCATGGCGTTTTATTTAGCGAAAATAGTCTGATGACAAAGATAAAAGATGATTATATTTCACCCTATTACCTGCTTCTTCATGCAGTGAAAATATAGAAGTAAGTTTATAcatataacataaaatttaataaataaataaataataaatttcattaaACAGTACAAGTTTCAATcatgtaaaaattaattaattagatgaataaatttttaaatgtataaaacACTATGTTATCTTTCAAACAAAACATGTCATTCGATACAAGTTGGTGTTCAACATGTCTATACTCAAAATTTAGAGTTGATTACATAATTTGAAGAATCATATTTCATACTCGTATCAAAATATATGTTGAGTAAAGATGTTCAAAATGAATACTTTAAGTAACATGAAAGATGTAAATAAGGTCGATAAAAAGGTCTAAAAACAGAATTTATAGGGCAAGGCTAGTGAAGTAGTTTACCACAGTTACAGCTTCTTCCTCGATCGGCtcattataaaattgaaaaaattttgcatccattttggtttttgttttacaAGGGAAGTGCTACCTATTGAATCTATTGATCCATCGTTATCAGCAGAGTGTTGATGGACATCTTCAAGATTTGGAGAACATTGAGTGGTATGGATATGCAGCTCTTTTATGTCTTCCAAATCTTTCTCATTCACCATTCTAACACCACACTTTTTCACCTTAACACAGGGAACATCCGGGTCTGTGAAAGACAATTCAAGCTCATCGCATTCCTGATCTAAGCAATCTATTGTCCACAAATTATTAATTTCACATTCACCACATTTATCCTCTAAGGAAAATGGATATAATTTATCACGCGACCAATATCTAAGAAATAGGTGATCCTTCGTTATGGGCTGGTTAAAACGTTTCCCAAACAACCAACTACTTGCATCGACACGTCGAAGATCTGTATCTCGGAAGACAGATCCATCTCGACCGCCTTGTCCAGAATTTCTACAATGGATAACAGCTCTGCAGTTGATAAACTTATCCTGGTAAGCATCATCATTGACAAAAATGCAACAGGAAGCTACTCCAATCCATTGACTATCATTCTGAATATTGAGTGGTAGAGGTATCCTAATTGTAGAGCCACCTCTCTGTTGGCTAAACCATTCTGGGATTTCACTTCCAGGTATAATAACATCAAACATTTGTCTTGAATTTGCAAATGCCTGCAAAATGAAACTTCAGTCACTtggtaaataaaaccataaattccCAAGTATGAGAGGGAAAGAAAGATTAATTAACCTTGAGATGTTTTTTCAACAATGTTAACGCATTGATGTTCTCAGCCAATCTGTAGCAGTTAATGGCTTTAATGGAAGCTAAATCCAATAAATTGCATACTTTTAACGGACTTGCAACTACTTCAAGTGAAGCACAACCATCTATGCACACTCTTGCTATACTTGTTAGAAGCTCTGGCAACGATTTAAGCTCTTTGCAACTTGATAACATAAGAAGTTTAACCTTGGGAAGTCGAGTAATAGACGCAGGTATGCTGAGGAAATTGTTACCACTAAGATCAAGATGTGTCAAGGAGGATAGGCAAAAAATATCACTAGGAATATCTCCTTCACGAAGATTGCAGTCCCTTAGCTTCAACTCTCTTAATGAACTCAAACTTGACAACGAAGGCAACATCAGAGGCATATTTGGTCGTAACTTAGATGATGGTCCTTTGCACCCATTGAAAGACAGAATTTTAAGATTTTCCAATTGAAAAATCAAGGATGGTGGTTCTGTTATCGCTGTTTCACTCAAGTCAAGCTCTTCCAAAAACTCTACTTGCTGCAAATTCACTggcaaatatttaattttataacaactAGAAAGATCAAGAGTTTTTAGATGTTTCATTTTCCCATCAATCTCCGGAAACCTTACAAGACTTGAGCAACCTGAAAGAATTAATGTTTCAAGAGATTCCATTCCAATTCTGGTTGGAAGACTCCCAAGACTTGTGCAGTCtcttaaatttaaaagtttaagcaTCTTAAGCACTCTGATTGATGGATGGACATCTACTAATCTGGTACAACCTTCCATAATCAAAGCTTCAAGTTTTGGTGTTGTTGTGAAGTCTGGCGTCTTGATCAGGTATTGAGACCCTTTGAGGTTGATCATTTTCAACTTATACAAGGGCTGTTGAAGACAATAATAAATTAGAGAGAAAACATAATAATGcccaattttgtttttgtttttctttttttaccttaatcaaagtttaatcatttatattaaaataagctaaaacacAAGGATAAGATAAGTTAATTCTTACTCTATTTCCTTTCCATAGTTGTTCAATGTGACTATATGGTAAAAGAAGTGCGACAAGATTGTCCGGTCGAAAGCTTGAAGGTAAATATCTTAAAGGATATCTTGTCCAATCTAAAAGCCGTATTTCATTAGAGAGATATTTGAGACCATCACAATTTGATAGGCAAAGAACTTTGAGCAATCTCAATTTTTTCATCTTTGAGAAGGTATCGTCACTCAAATTGAGCACCTTGCTCGATTCCCTAATAACCATGAGCAAAACAAATATGAGTTTCAAAATATATAGAAACATTCGATATCTAAAAGCTATGTTGCATCGATATTGTTTTTTTAAGTACCCACATCCTACACTTATATCTAATGCATATCTGAATAtggtattgagatatgattgaaCATATTAGACAATAGTCTATCTAACACTTACATTTGACTTTGAATTACCTAAGCCTAAAAAACTAGAACTAATATTTTGATTTACGTTTGGTGCACTGATGTGTAATTCTATGCATTACCAGTGAATCAAATGATGGCATGTTATAGCCTAGTTCATTAATATTAGCAAAGACAATAACATACATCTCTTTACAATTTCTTTTGAAAGAGTAATGTGTttctatataaattttataaatataacattgaaaaattaagtattaagGGTGTGTTTCATTAGGTGGAAAAGTGAAAAGAACATGCATTTTGCACcctaatgcataaaaatcaatcatttcaaattgaaataatcaaaattatgctctctttttttcaaatgttctattttttctttccttccactTTCCACTATATAAAGCAATAGTGAGAAGGGAAATATATTTTCCATTCAATTTTCCATCTTTCCTACCAAGCACACCTatagaaagaaaattattttttcttttccttcaaaaTTTCATCCTTCCAATTTTTTATTCACTATACCAAGCAAAGCAAAAATGttgttttttcattgtttattattggatttaaaaaaaataatgacaatATTAATAGaacatattgataaatttaaatgtaTGTTTTCCTACCTTTTATTGTTGATGATCATGCCTTCAATAACTTCGGTAGCCTAAAAGTAATCAAGAATAGGCAATAAGAAGACAAAATAAATGCTTTAAATTGTACGataaaacttttgaaaatttacataCATGTTCAATATTACCACAATCTTTTGGTCAAAATATAGtacataaaatattttgaacTAAGTAAAACATTTTCTAATAAGAGTAGTTCAATaaaattaaacacttatattatgaatccttattaataattataatcaaCAAATCGGTACGTAAACCAATTAGACTAAGCTTTGGATTTACATcatatattgataataaaaaaaattgatgtaatTTTTGTTGAATGATTTACCGTGTTTTTTGTTAGGACATGATGGACATCCCTTTCCTTCCACAATCTACAACGTTTTCCAGGTTCATCAACACACTTTTCTTCAACAATTTTTCTTCCCATTTCTTGCAACAAGGCATGCATCCACAAATATTGGTTGCCATCTTCAACTTTTATGAGAGATTTCTTAATTAGAACATCAATTCCAATATTTGGAAAAAAATCACAACCATCCAATACTTTCATTACCAAATCTTTCTTCTCCCAATTGAAAAAGCATGCCATATCTAGAAATATATTCTTCTCCCTTTCTTCCAATCCATCAAAGCTAATTCGTAGTGTGTCAAGAATTTCTTTGTTAGAATCTTGTTTAAGTCTTTCGATTGCACTTCTCCATTGAATTATATCTCTATCGCACAAAAATGAACCCAAAACTTCAAGAGCTAAGGGCAGACCATCAGCATAATGTACAACTTGTTTAGAAAGCTCAATGAAATCATATTTCGGCGTTGTATCACTATCAAAAGCTTTCAAATTGAAAAGCCTAAGTGCATCGTTGGGATTCAGTGTTGTAGGCTTATACACATCATCGATTCGATAAGATCCGAGCAAATGTTCATCTCTTGTTGTTACAATGATCCTACTCCCTAAATTGAACCAATCACGCCTTCCAACCAAGCATTTCAAGTGTTGTATGTTGTCAACATCATCAAGAACAACAAGAACCTTTTTACCAGACAACCTGTGGCTAATTATGGCATTCCCATCATGAACATTGAAAAAATTGAAGCATTCATCCGGAAAGATTTGAGAAAGAAGTTGTTTCTGTAAAGAAACAAGTCCATGTTTGTTTGAAACTTCTCGAATATCAGCAAGAAAGCATTTACCCTGAAAATGAGCTAACATTTGAGTGTAAGCAACCCTTGCAAGAGTTGTTTTACCAATGCCACCCATTCCGCAAATTCCTATAGTGCGGACATCGTCTTCCCCAATATTTATTTTCGAATACAACTCCTCCAAATGTAAACTAATTCCAACCAACTCATCATGAACAACTGGATATGTCTGACATAATTTTGTTGATATCTTCTTAACAACGTCTCTAATAAACTCTGATTCGTGCCTACAATGAAATTAAAATCCGATATGcactttttcatttttagtttagtGAATCATGAAGTATAATATGGTTGGAAGCAAACAAAAAGTATGAATAAGACAGTAAGATACATTAtagcatcaaaatacacaacttgCTCGTTAGTTGAAATATGGGAATTctcaattaaacaaaaaattataaaaataacatgcaatccaataaataaaacaattttttagtCATTAAAATTAGGAAATAGAGAAGATAAGAAAGAAATACCTATTATTTAAATGCCATCCCTTGATGTTAGCCACTTCAGTCAAAGCATTTCGCCACTTTTGGATCTTGTCTTTATCTTCCTTGTATCTTTCTTCGTGTTTGGCAAAGGCTTCTTcaaccttttctttttgttttcttaaataaGATGGATCAACATGGTAGAAAATTGGAAATACTTTATGACCCTTGTCATTTTTTTGTTTAACAATCTCCGCAAGCTCCTCCAAGCACCAACCTGAAAATGCATAGGTCTCGGAAAAAACGATTACCGAGCACCATGATTGCTGAATTGCATTGAAGAGTTCCGGTGCGATCTCTTCACCAGTTTCCAACTTTGGATCATCTCTAAAAGTGACGATCCCGGTTCTATTTAGAGCATCGTAGAGATGATCCGTAAAATTCTTGCGAGTATCTTCACCTCTAAAACTCAAGAACACATCGTATTTCTTTCTAGAAATGGACGAGGAAGTCGAAAGTAACGACGACATGAGGATGTATGAGAAGAAAAATATGTGGATGTAGTTTTCAAAATCAGTCGCCCAATACCTCCGAAACAATAAGTATATGAGCATGAGGGGAGAAAAACAGATGAAATTTCGAGGGAAGAACAAAGGGAGTAGGTGAATCTATCAGTACAATAATATCTTTGAAAAGGGAGTAGGTGTGGAAATTCGGGGTCATAGATGCTCTTTCCGGGAAGACTCCAAGAAGGTGAGAGTTCACATGCAGCCTACAATTTTTctgaaaattaaattcattaatttattgaGAACCATATAATCTAGGCGAAACTCATAGTAGATGATGAATAGTAAATTCTATCAATACAATAAAGGCTTTAGCCTTAACAATAATAAAACATCATGGCATGTTAACAATTAGTTTTGTCACAACTCAAGTACGATATATTTAGAGTAATTACAAACACTTAATTTGATAAGGAAATCAACCTTGGATGGTCTAAAGCAACGAGCAAAAATTGACAAAAGAATCAAACATACGCCAAATTAGAGAGGACGACAATAAAATCATctctaaaatcacttgtaaaactaagattaTATGCATAAACACagttattaaataattgaaaaaaatatatagaactTAACAACACGAAAATAGATCCTACAATTATCATCAAATAACGTGTTGGACggtttgtgttttgtttttattattattttatattatcatatcTACTTTATAATTAGTAGCTTATGTTACATATGTGATTTTACGcatttaatatttgattaattttttttaatattatacttttaattgaagtaattagtataaaataatatttttatttaaattattaaatatatgtaaaatatattaatttatcaattcaaacaaatattataataaaaagtttttaaatgataattaaataatttttaacatattcCACATATATTATAGTTTTCCTTTATGTAGCTAATGCAATGTAATAttactcaaaataataactacTTAACATAATTGTCAGCAACCTCTTGGCCTATTTACAAAAGCTTGGTTTTGTAGGTACGAGAGCTTGGGTTCAATCCTAAGCAATCCTATTTTCCTcccttaaatatatataaaaaaactgagCATAATAAACTCtaataataattaagtgataattataaggataattttaaatttagtaatataaaaaaataaatatctttttcaaactcgttgttttatatattacaaattaagtattaaaattgtgttttacGTGTCATAGCATTTCACCACCATTTGATCTTATCTTTTATCTTCCTTGTACCTTTCTTGGTGTTTGGTGAAGGcttcttcaactttttctttgttttcatccaCATCGGGGGCCATAGATGAGCCTTAGATGTTCTTTCCGAGAAGACTCCAAGAAGGCGAGAGTTGCTGTTAACATTTATAGAGTTTTTCTTGGTTAAAATGTGCCAGAAGTCCCtgcattttttataaaattaaaatttaattcctaTACCGTTAATCACTAAATTATGGATAAATTTTTGCAGGTATCTTCACCTCTAAAACtcaaaaaaacataatatttctttctagacatggatgaggaaTTCGAAAGTGACGATGACATGACGATTTATgagaagaaaaatatatatggatATAGTGTTCAAAATCAGAAAATAGATGGCTCAATACCTCAGAAACAAAGTAGAAACAATAAGTATATGAACATGAGGAAGGAGAAAAACAGATGAAATTTACAGGAAACAACAAAGGACTTGTCTAGGAAATTTGTGTATATGTTTCCCACCTTTTACTTTTCCAAATGAATCTATCTTCATTATAATACCTATGAGAGGGAGTCGGTAACAATTAATTAagagttttttttcattttcttaaatcTTAAAATCAATGTTGAGACATTAATCAAGACTAAACTTGTCTCCTTTAATGATATAAGTATCACCTTATCTACAATCCTACATGAAGGAGAAAAACAGATCAAATTTCAAGGGAACAACGAAGATTTTTGTCATCAATTTCTCTATACATTTCCATTTTTTCTTCCAAATGAAAGCGCGTAGGTGTGGTAATTGGGGGATGATAGATGAGTGATAGATGTTGTCTCCACGAAGAATCCAAGAAAGAGTCAACAAAATTGAGCCTACAATAATTATAAGTGTTGGACCGTTTGTGTTTTACATTATCATATTTACTTCATAATTATAAAGTATTAACTAATTGTGTTTTACATGCTTAACTAGTTTCTTATGTAACatacatctaattatttttatttcattaattatatatttattttatttattagtgtatttgattattatttaaagatatatgattatttatttaaaatgcatattattttatgtaatgtaaaataattaaaatattttattagactTAACACATAATTTAGTACTTGAGTTTGACACTTTTTTCTAATGTGATACTTATGTTATTTTTTGGTCCAATCAGGTAtttgtatttgacaaaagttatatattttaacaCCCAAAAATAAAGATGTTAAGTGTTTAATTCGAGTTTTAGGGTTggtttgatgaaaattaattgcTAATTATGTATTTTCATCAAACCAACTCTAAAACCCTAATTAAATCATATCCATTAGactgtatttgacaaattaaatgtaaaattaaacaaatccacaattaacactaaatttattctattaacaaaatcatgaaaaattcaaagttaataatattaacaattaaatcaATTCCCAGACCTGAACTAAACACTAAAAGGTTAACATCGTTTGTAATgtcccaaaattcacgggcattggaaaagtacattatcgggcctccatcttagtaaactgagtcataaataattattagaagtaattatgagtttagttgagtgcataattaggtattaattaggtgaatttagcctaattaaaaataattaggaaaaaaagaactaaatagagtaaagggtaaaagtttaattataaataaaaaaagtataaaggaTCAAAATGACAATTAAGCCAATTCATAagaatgaggcggcataagctgAGTATGATtgaagatttttatgtgatattttctattaaaatttcattaataatcATTAAGGTTTAgtactaaataataaataatattaattattattattattattattatattatgaaataagttaaagaaagacaaatgtatggtagtgATTTAATACAAATGTATTGATAAAAgtatatacatttgtaataattatattaaattattagatagatatttattatataaataattaaataataagatttttttttgtgtgataaataaaataaatgatgacaaatgtatggtatagATGATAttgtatatttataaataaaaaatatatgtacatttgtaatattattatttgttgttaaatagatttttattaaataaataagataattgacaaataaatggtataaaatttatacaagtgtaataaaataaatatgtacaaaTGTAATTAAACAATTGGTTTACTtaatatataagcataatatattttatattgatattaaattaattatttagtaattaaaaaagaacaacaaaagaaataaagtgaagtaagtaaaaataaaagaaagaaaaaaagaaacaaaagaagaacagAGAATGAAacgaaaacaggggaagaaaaagggaaagaaaagaaatggggaaaattgggattttaaagcttcaagtttAATTGGCAAGCTAACTTTAgccattttctcttaattttgatgttttagaagctttaaaacaaagttttgttgaaattaagtggAGGTTAtggaagttcataggtttttgaacatgattcatgttgaacaagttgttaaattaggggtttagttgatagaatttctagttagaatagataaaaggattaaattgtaaactaggctataagttttacaTAGTTGGGATTAAGTTATAAGAAGTCTTAAATTAGGGCTTAATTATGAATATTGAATAATTGAGTTAAATATGGCAAGAAATTAAGTAGAAAAGAAGTATGAATTAAGCTAGAAAAGTAAGTAAgcttagttagaattaaattgggaataagtaggaattgaataaaatttaattattattattattttttataattta is part of the Gossypium hirsutum isolate 1008001.06 chromosome D11, Gossypium_hirsutum_v2.1, whole genome shotgun sequence genome and encodes:
- the LOC107937893 gene encoding TMV resistance protein N; its protein translation is MLIYLLFRRYWATDFENYIHIFFFSYILMSSLLSTSSSISRKKYDVFLSFRGEDTRKNFTDHLYDALNRTGIVTFRDDPKLETGEEIAPELFNAIQQSWCSVIVFSETYAFSGWCLEELAEIVKQKNDKGHKVFPIFYHVDPSYLRKQKEKVEEAFAKHEERYKEDKDKIQKWRNALTEVANIKGWHLNNRHESEFIRDVVKKISTKLCQTYPVVHDELVGISLHLEELYSKINIGEDDVRTIGICGMGGIGKTTLARVAYTQMLAHFQGKCFLADIREVSNKHGLVSLQKQLLSQIFPDECFNFFNVHDGNAIISHRLSGKKVLVVLDDVDNIQHLKCLVGRRDWFNLGSRIIVTTRDEHLLGSYRIDDVYKPTTLNPNDALRLFNLKAFDSDTTPKYDFIELSKQVVHYADGLPLALEVLGSFLCDRDIIQWRSAIERLKQDSNKEILDTLRISFDGLEEREKNIFLDMACFFNWEKKDLVMKVLDGCDFFPNIGIDVLIKKSLIKVEDGNQYLWMHALLQEMGRKIVEEKCVDEPGKRCRLWKERDVHHVLTKNTATEVIEGMIINNKRESSKVLNLSDDTFSKMKKLRLLKVLCLSNCDGLKYLSNEIRLLDWTRYPLRYLPSSFRPDNLVALLLPYSHIEQLWKGNRPLYKLKMINLKGSQYLIKTPDFTTTPKLEALIMEGCTRLVDVHPSIRVLKMLKLLNLRDCTSLGSLPTRIGMESLETLILSGCSSLVRFPEIDGKMKHLKTLDLSSCYKIKYLPVNLQQVEFLEELDLSETAITEPPSLIFQLENLKILSFNGCKGPSSKLRPNMPLMLPSLSSLSSLRELKLRDCNLREGDIPSDIFCLSSLTHLDLSGNNFLSIPASITRLPKVKLLMLSSCKELKSLPELLTSIARVCIDGCASLEVVASPLKVCNLLDLASIKAINCYRLAENINALTLLKKHLKAFANSRQMFDVIIPGSEIPEWFSQQRGGSTIRIPLPLNIQNDSQWIGVASCCIFVNDDAYQDKFINCRAVIHCRNSGQGGRDGSVFRDTDLRRVDASSWLFGKRFNQPITKDHLFLRYWSRDKLYPFSLEDKCGECEINNLWTIDCLDQECDELELSFTDPDVPCVKVKKCGVRMVNEKDLEDIKELHIHTTQCSPNLEDVHQHSADNDGSIDSIGSTSLVKQKPKWMQNFFNFIMSRSRKKL